The region ATTTCCCCAGTTTAGAGACAGTAATTCGCCATCATGCCGCAGTTAAGGGTAAGGCGCCTGTATTTGAGCGGCTATGGCATTTTTGGTGCAATCATTTTGCGATTTCTGAAAAGGATATGCTCGATCGCTGGAACACCGGCGGTTATCAACGTGAGACCATCCGTCCCAATTTGTGTGGCAGTTTTACCGATTTGGTTAAGAAAGTAACCGTGTCTTGGACAATGATCCATCATCTGGACAACACCGAGTCAGTGGGGCCTAATTCGAAATGGGGAAAAAATCGCCGTAAAAAGGGTAAGCCCGCAACTGTAAACGAAAATCATGCCCGCGAATTACTTGAATTACATACGGTTTCACCAGCTGCGGGCTATACTCAGCAGGATGTGATAAATCTGGCCTATATCATGGCGGGATGGGAAAACAGGTGGTCTAAAAAACGTGAGGAGTGCAATCCCGTTCAGTTCAATGACAAGAAACATGAGCCTGGCACCCATAAAGTTATGGGTAAAGGTTATAAGCAACGGGGCATTTCCTCAGAAACCAAATTATTTGATGTTGTTGAAGACCTTTGTGCGCACCCATGCACACGCCGCTTTATCAGTTGGAAATTGGTTCGACATTTTGTTACCGATGAACCCACCGATGCGATGATTGCGCCATTGATTAAAGCATGGGAAGAAACCGACGGAGATCTGCCATCGGTCTACAAGGCCTTAATTAAGGTTGTTTATGAGCATACAGGATCGGAGCAAA is a window of Alphaproteobacteria bacterium LSUCC0684 DNA encoding:
- a CDS encoding DUF1800 family protein translates to MKLDFFRKIGFGLAPDENVPSDPIAWAVRQVETPAKLTWPGHIPSEQELLDHRAEFVYQDRRILREKFKNNRNAYDDAKTQLRYKTGERYFPSLETVIRHHAAVKGKAPVFERLWHFWCNHFAISEKDMLDRWNTGGYQRETIRPNLCGSFTDLVKKVTVSWTMIHHLDNTESVGPNSKWGKNRRKKGKPATVNENHARELLELHTVSPAAGYTQQDVINLAYIMAGWENRWSKKREECNPVQFNDKKHEPGTHKVMGKGYKQRGISSETKLFDVVEDLCAHPCTRRFISWKLVRHFVTDEPTDAMIAPLIKAWEETDGDLPSVYKALIKVVYEHTGSEQKFLNPETWLLQCIRISGTNWPPSPEVMAYDFKSKPSQPARQPSIIMRELGHNLLAPSQPNGWPDTEAEWLSPELLIRRLAASSKFANDPKYSVFVDYHKVAEKNFDALDDVNYFLHKAKNVDFYSNPKRMGQALFSSKWMLKV